The following are from one region of the Hydrogenimonas sp. SS33 genome:
- a CDS encoding ferredoxin--nitrite reductase yields the protein MKLETVSAKHTKLNKIEKLKQTHSYKEAWEALQRYAKEGYGSIAKEDMDYFLKCFGIFDRPATPGKFMLRVRIPGGRLTAKQAETLGQVAKTYGNDTMDLTTRMQVQLRYLDIADIPALLETLESVGITTWQTGVDNFRNIVTDPLDGLSFDSVIETAPLIEKMQSLWLKNPEWVAALPRKFNTSIGGTGSNRCNLFAHDCCFALAVRAGEVGFNVYLGGKVGAIAESADIFVTEEELIPFYEALINVYKTYGFRDSRNKNRLHFLIKEAGMEAVVEAVKSVAERDFSPAGETLVKQPRTEERDGRIRLRDGSYAVHMVVPSGIFSGTAMMEAAGASDTYGSGLLNISTTQNLFILGVPKEKIDGLLAQPPYDRYKNRGSAYTNQMVACAGIDLCPFGVIPNKSDAIEMAAYLEEAAPLPDDANVRMHWSACVKGCGVHELGDIGFIGCKAKENGETVYGVHIQLGGKSTVSQEEAYTILKTVPLTRAREYVAQLMHAYRNLRNPRESFEQFESRVFRRYTKGAIEFILRWNVEVAQPNGYEPLDFDAAWTPNIEHNEIFEIGTRIYKTLTGADPYQGTHLYNPIETTPAKHPSKHNPSVDKGLGDIVMKMIAPSDKRYEVFTEVIHAIGEWKK from the coding sequence ATGAAACTCGAAACCGTTTCCGCCAAGCATACCAAACTCAACAAGATCGAGAAGCTCAAACAGACCCACAGCTACAAAGAGGCGTGGGAGGCGCTGCAGCGCTATGCCAAAGAGGGCTACGGCTCCATCGCCAAAGAGGATATGGACTATTTCCTGAAGTGTTTCGGCATTTTCGACCGTCCCGCCACGCCCGGCAAATTCATGCTTCGGGTGCGTATCCCCGGCGGAAGGCTCACGGCGAAACAGGCCGAAACCCTGGGGCAGGTCGCCAAAACGTACGGCAACGACACTATGGACCTCACCACGCGGATGCAGGTGCAGCTGCGCTACCTCGATATTGCCGACATCCCGGCCCTTCTCGAAACCCTGGAGAGTGTGGGCATCACCACCTGGCAGACCGGCGTGGACAACTTCAGAAACATCGTCACCGACCCGCTGGACGGCCTCAGCTTCGACAGTGTCATCGAGACGGCGCCGCTTATTGAAAAGATGCAGTCGCTCTGGCTCAAAAACCCCGAATGGGTGGCGGCCCTGCCCAGAAAGTTCAACACCTCCATCGGCGGCACCGGGTCCAACCGCTGCAACCTCTTCGCCCACGACTGCTGTTTCGCCCTGGCCGTCAGGGCGGGAGAAGTCGGCTTCAACGTCTACCTGGGGGGCAAAGTGGGGGCCATCGCCGAATCCGCCGACATTTTCGTCACCGAAGAGGAGCTGATCCCCTTTTACGAAGCGTTGATCAATGTCTACAAAACCTACGGATTTCGCGACAGCCGCAACAAGAACCGGCTCCACTTTCTCATCAAGGAAGCGGGGATGGAGGCGGTCGTCGAAGCCGTCAAGTCGGTGGCGGAGCGCGACTTTTCGCCGGCGGGCGAAACTTTGGTCAAACAGCCCCGAACCGAAGAGCGTGACGGCCGCATCCGCCTCAGAGACGGAAGCTACGCCGTTCATATGGTGGTCCCCTCCGGCATCTTCAGCGGCACGGCGATGATGGAGGCGGCCGGGGCCTCCGACACCTACGGCAGCGGGCTGCTCAACATCTCCACGACCCAGAATCTCTTCATTCTGGGCGTACCGAAAGAGAAGATCGACGGCCTCCTCGCCCAGCCCCCCTACGACAGATACAAAAACCGCGGCAGCGCCTACACCAACCAGATGGTCGCCTGCGCCGGCATCGATCTGTGCCCATTCGGTGTCATTCCCAACAAATCCGACGCCATCGAAATGGCCGCCTATCTGGAAGAGGCGGCCCCCCTTCCGGACGACGCCAATGTGCGGATGCACTGGTCGGCATGTGTCAAAGGGTGCGGCGTCCATGAACTGGGCGACATCGGCTTTATCGGGTGCAAAGCAAAAGAGAACGGAGAGACGGTCTACGGCGTGCATATCCAACTGGGGGGAAAGTCGACCGTTTCCCAGGAGGAGGCCTATACCATCCTAAAAACCGTCCCCCTGACACGGGCCAGAGAGTACGTAGCACAGTTGATGCACGCCTACCGTAACCTTCGGAACCCCAGAGAGAGCTTCGAGCAGTTCGAAAGCCGCGTTTTCCGCCGCTACACCAAAGGTGCCATCGAATTCATCCTCCGCTGGAACGTGGAGGTGGCACAACCCAACGGGTACGAACCCCTCGATTTCGATGCAGCATGGACACCCAACATCGAACACAACGAGATTTTCGAAATCGGCACCCGCATCTACAAAACCCTGACCGGTGCGGACCCCTACCAGGGTACCCATCTCTACAATCCCATCGAAACCACCCCTGCCAAACACCCGTCCAAGCACAACCCCTCCGTCGACAAAGGGCTGGGCGACATTGTCATGAAAATGATCGCCCCCTCAGACAAACGCTACGAAGTCTTTACGG
- a CDS encoding MFS transporter: protein MKLGELKTAGHLPTLIAAFLYFDFSFMVWTMLGPLATEISQSLAAHGYRLDPNQKATLLAIPILSGAILRILLGFGVDKLGAKKTALISQAVVIASLFYAYFRGESITYNELLAVAFGLGFAGASFAVALPQAGQWYPPRLQGLVLGLAGAGNIGVVLDFLFAPKIAEYWGWQAVFLVGGILSTFIFILYAVMAKDAPADVYKPNPKKLGDYLKLLRDRDTWWFSLFYAVSFGGFVGFANYMKVYLMNTYQVDMSQFGLQYLGEPNVKVVAGYFGALCIFAGAVLRPVGGGIADKLGGVKSLYIFFGAIVVLAILNATVVHSFGLAIFILFLIMANLGMANGAVFQLVPQRFGKDMGIMTGIIGCAGGLGGTALIKTLGWSKGAFDSYAAGFFIFAGVVLIAIIGISLVKTRWRTTWGLTAGGRI, encoded by the coding sequence ATGAAGCTCGGTGAACTCAAAACGGCCGGCCATCTACCCACATTGATCGCGGCCTTTCTCTACTTCGACTTCAGCTTTATGGTCTGGACCATGCTGGGGCCTCTTGCGACGGAGATCAGTCAGTCCCTTGCCGCCCACGGCTACCGCCTCGATCCCAACCAAAAGGCCACCCTGCTGGCGATCCCCATCCTCTCCGGAGCGATTCTGCGGATTCTGCTTGGATTCGGGGTCGACAAGCTCGGCGCCAAAAAGACGGCGCTGATCTCCCAGGCGGTCGTCATCGCTTCTCTTTTCTACGCCTATTTCCGCGGAGAAAGCATCACCTACAACGAGCTTCTGGCGGTCGCCTTCGGCCTCGGGTTCGCCGGTGCCTCCTTCGCCGTGGCCCTTCCCCAGGCGGGGCAGTGGTATCCGCCCCGGCTCCAGGGCCTGGTCCTGGGCCTGGCGGGGGCCGGGAACATCGGTGTGGTATTGGACTTCCTCTTCGCGCCCAAGATCGCGGAGTATTGGGGATGGCAGGCGGTTTTTCTGGTCGGCGGCATCCTCTCGACCTTCATCTTCATTCTCTATGCCGTGATGGCCAAAGACGCTCCCGCCGACGTCTACAAGCCCAACCCAAAGAAGCTCGGTGACTACCTGAAACTCCTGCGGGACAGAGACACCTGGTGGTTCAGTCTCTTCTACGCCGTAAGCTTCGGTGGCTTCGTCGGTTTCGCCAACTACATGAAGGTCTACCTGATGAACACCTATCAGGTCGATATGAGCCAGTTCGGTCTGCAGTATCTGGGTGAGCCCAACGTCAAAGTCGTCGCCGGCTACTTCGGAGCCCTCTGTATCTTCGCCGGGGCGGTGCTTCGTCCCGTGGGCGGCGGCATCGCCGACAAACTCGGCGGCGTCAAAAGCCTCTACATCTTCTTCGGCGCCATCGTTGTGCTCGCCATCCTCAATGCGACGGTCGTCCACAGCTTCGGCCTGGCGATCTTCATCCTTTTCCTCATCATGGCCAATCTGGGCATGGCCAACGGTGCGGTCTTCCAGCTGGTGCCCCAGCGCTTCGGCAAGGATATGGGAATCATGACCGGGATCATCGGGTGTGCCGGCGGCCTGGGAGGTACGGCGCTCATCAAGACCCTGGGATGGTCCAAAGGGGCCTTCGACAGCTATGCCGCCGGTTTCTTCATATTCGCCGGGGTCGTTCTCATCGCCATTATCGGCATCAGCCTGGTCAAAACCCGCTGGAGAACGACCTGGGGATTGACGGCGGGCGGACGGATCTAA
- a CDS encoding bifunctional protein-serine/threonine kinase/phosphatase produces MTSSVFKTSTFSLAKGKEPLGDDFAAVRVMEDGLCVGIVCDGVGSADAGAKAARRAVNYMMNSFKSRPRSWSIEKSLRHFIENINSILYHKGLEEYERPEYLTTLSMVVIEDGRLYGANVGDSPIWLQRDGSFLQLSIPHTVDEEGMSQVLTQAIGLAPTVELYLFENNLCVGDRLLLASDGLEAVLSPEEVAEKLPLGATSLIKYASRKVRDDLPDDTTAVVIEVVAESTTCRLKKIDLPIPGKLRKEEVIDGYRLIRPLIADERTWLAEKKGVRYVMKFPPVEAGEDEKRLDLFVREAWNASRLKAGFFPKAVIPRNRTVRYYVMAYEEGPTLKELIEKRPLPVEDAIHLGKFLLQACQYLLKFDLVHGDIKPENIIVTRRRGKRVFKLVDFGSIVEIFSIASRAGTPSYLAPERFQGEPISEQSEIFAIGVTLYEALSRKFPYGEIEPFQTPVFGKPKSLRYTNKTVPAWLESVLMRAIEKDRRRRYEVYSEMMWELTHPDKVRPYYPPDISLFEKDPVKVYRLLFILSFLLNLVLGLMVIG; encoded by the coding sequence ATGACCTCTTCGGTCTTTAAAACCTCCACCTTCTCCCTCGCCAAGGGTAAAGAGCCCCTGGGTGACGATTTCGCCGCCGTCAGGGTGATGGAGGACGGTCTCTGTGTCGGGATCGTCTGCGACGGGGTCGGCAGTGCCGATGCGGGGGCGAAGGCGGCGCGGCGTGCCGTCAACTACATGATGAACAGCTTCAAATCCCGCCCCCGCTCCTGGAGCATCGAAAAATCTTTGCGGCACTTCATCGAAAACATCAACTCCATTCTCTACCACAAAGGGCTGGAAGAGTACGAACGGCCCGAATATCTCACGACCCTGAGCATGGTGGTCATCGAAGATGGCCGGCTCTATGGTGCCAATGTGGGAGACAGCCCCATCTGGCTGCAGCGTGACGGTTCCTTCCTGCAACTGAGCATCCCCCATACCGTCGACGAAGAGGGGATGAGCCAGGTCCTGACCCAGGCGATCGGCCTGGCGCCGACGGTGGAACTCTACCTTTTCGAAAACAATCTGTGTGTCGGGGACCGGCTTCTGCTGGCCAGCGACGGCCTGGAGGCGGTGCTTTCACCCGAAGAGGTCGCCGAAAAACTTCCCCTGGGCGCCACTTCGCTCATCAAATATGCCAGCCGGAAGGTCAGGGACGACCTTCCCGACGATACTACGGCGGTGGTCATCGAAGTGGTGGCGGAGAGCACCACATGCCGCCTGAAAAAGATCGACCTGCCCATCCCCGGCAAACTGCGCAAGGAGGAGGTGATTGACGGGTACCGGCTCATTCGGCCCCTCATCGCCGACGAACGCACCTGGCTGGCCGAAAAGAAGGGTGTCAGATATGTCATGAAGTTCCCTCCCGTGGAGGCGGGGGAAGATGAGAAGCGGCTGGACCTCTTCGTGCGGGAAGCCTGGAACGCCTCCCGGCTCAAAGCGGGTTTCTTCCCAAAAGCGGTCATTCCCCGCAACCGCACGGTGCGCTACTATGTCATGGCCTACGAAGAGGGCCCTACGCTCAAGGAGCTTATCGAAAAACGCCCCCTGCCCGTGGAAGATGCCATCCATCTGGGAAAATTTCTGCTGCAGGCGTGCCAGTACCTTCTCAAATTCGACCTGGTTCACGGCGACATCAAACCCGAAAACATCATCGTCACCCGGCGGCGGGGCAAGCGGGTCTTCAAACTGGTCGATTTCGGCTCCATCGTAGAGATCTTCTCCATCGCCTCCCGTGCCGGGACACCCAGCTATCTGGCGCCGGAGCGCTTCCAAGGAGAGCCCATCAGCGAGCAGAGCGAGATTTTCGCTATCGGCGTCACCCTCTACGAAGCGTTGAGCCGGAAGTTCCCCTACGGAGAGATCGAACCTTTCCAGACACCGGTCTTCGGCAAGCCCAAATCCCTACGCTACACCAACAAGACGGTACCCGCGTGGCTGGAATCGGTGTTGATGCGGGCCATCGAGAAAGACAGGCGGCGCCGGTACGAAGTCTACAGCGAAATGATGTGGGAGCTGACCCATCCCGACAAGGTCCGGCCCTACTACCCGCCGGACATTTCCCTTTTTGAAAAAGATCCGGTCAAAGTCTACCGGCTGCTTTTTATACTTTCGTTCCTTTTGAACCTCGTTTTGGGGCTGATGGTGATCGGTTGA
- a CDS encoding ammonium transporter — MKKWLLALPLLPAMAFADELNSGDTAWMLVATAFVMLMTPAGLALFYGGLTRSKNVLNTMGMSLAAYAVGTLVWVVAGYSIAFGDGDFIGTGKLMLSGISSDTLSGTIPELLFVAFQGTFAAITVAIASGSMIERVKFSTFVIFAALWILAVYAPVTHWAWGGGETLNFGEIDFAGGTVVHINAGVAGFVVAMILGRRKDYEKAAIKPFSPIFVVLGAMLLWFGWFGFNAGSEVAADGTAASAFLVTNVAASLGVIGWVVGEWIVFKKPTLVGGASGAVAGLVAITPASGTAGVGGAIIIGLVGGFLGFLAVSKIKKLFKVDDSLDAFWVHGLVGIWGSIATALFIADYAMPENYHMGAQIVSQLEAVGLTVVYSGIMTAVIYFISSALTGGGRVDEETETIGLDESVHGERALNL, encoded by the coding sequence ATGAAGAAATGGCTACTTGCGCTGCCCCTGCTTCCGGCAATGGCATTCGCGGATGAACTCAACAGCGGTGACACGGCGTGGATGCTGGTCGCGACGGCATTCGTTATGCTGATGACGCCGGCGGGACTGGCGCTCTTCTACGGCGGTCTGACCCGCAGCAAAAACGTCCTCAACACCATGGGCATGAGCCTGGCCGCCTACGCGGTCGGCACACTGGTCTGGGTGGTCGCGGGCTACTCCATCGCTTTCGGTGACGGCGACTTCATCGGTACGGGCAAACTGATGCTCTCCGGCATCAGCTCCGACACCCTCAGCGGTACGATTCCCGAGCTGCTCTTCGTCGCTTTCCAGGGCACCTTCGCCGCCATCACCGTGGCCATCGCCAGCGGTTCGATGATCGAGCGGGTGAAATTCTCCACCTTCGTCATTTTCGCGGCACTCTGGATTCTGGCGGTTTATGCGCCGGTGACCCACTGGGCGTGGGGCGGCGGTGAAACGCTGAACTTCGGCGAGATCGACTTCGCGGGCGGTACCGTCGTACACATCAACGCAGGGGTCGCGGGCTTCGTCGTCGCGATGATCCTGGGACGCCGAAAAGATTACGAAAAAGCGGCCATCAAACCCTTCTCCCCTATCTTTGTGGTCCTGGGGGCGATGCTGCTGTGGTTCGGATGGTTCGGTTTCAACGCCGGTTCCGAAGTGGCGGCCGACGGGACGGCGGCTTCAGCGTTCCTGGTCACCAACGTCGCGGCATCTCTGGGGGTCATCGGCTGGGTAGTAGGTGAATGGATCGTCTTCAAAAAGCCGACTCTCGTCGGCGGTGCTTCCGGTGCGGTTGCCGGTCTGGTCGCCATTACGCCCGCTTCCGGTACAGCCGGTGTGGGTGGCGCCATTATCATCGGTCTGGTCGGCGGATTCCTGGGATTCCTGGCTGTCTCCAAGATCAAGAAACTCTTCAAAGTTGACGACTCGCTGGATGCCTTCTGGGTCCACGGCCTGGTCGGCATCTGGGGTTCCATCGCCACGGCGCTCTTCATCGCCGACTATGCGATGCCGGAAAACTACCATATGGGAGCGCAGATCGTGAGCCAGCTCGAAGCGGTCGGCCTGACGGTCGTCTACAGCGGTATCATGACGGCGGTCATCTACTTCATCTCTTCGGCCCTCACCGGCGGCGGACGTGTGGATGAAGAGACCGAAACGATCGGACTCGACGAGTCTGTCCACGGCGAACGCGCCCTGAACCTCTAA
- a CDS encoding P-II family nitrogen regulator encodes MKKIEAIIKPFKLEDVKDALAEAGITGMTVSEVKGYGRQQGHSELYRGAEYVVDFLPKVKLEVIVKAADVEMVTQKIVEAARTGKIGDGKIFVSDVEKAIRIRTGEEDEEAI; translated from the coding sequence ATGAAAAAGATCGAAGCGATTATCAAACCCTTCAAACTCGAAGATGTCAAGGATGCCCTCGCCGAAGCGGGCATCACCGGAATGACCGTCAGCGAAGTCAAAGGGTACGGACGTCAGCAGGGGCACAGCGAACTCTACCGCGGTGCCGAGTATGTGGTGGATTTCCTGCCGAAAGTGAAACTGGAAGTCATCGTCAAAGCCGCAGATGTGGAGATGGTGACCCAGAAGATCGTCGAAGCGGCCCGCACCGGCAAGATCGGTGACGGAAAGATCTTCGTCAGCGATGTGGAAAAAGCGATCCGCATCCGTACCGGCGAAGAAGACGAAGAGGCTATCTGA
- a CDS encoding ammonium transporter — protein sequence MQPADFSYVIDTLFLLFAMTLIIFMVPGFAMLEAGIVRTKNVTAVLTVNTMIYAVASMAFLLIGYQLAFGTWENDSVSKWAAFLFQMAFVGKTVNIMSGGVSERTRIIPLMIFTVLMAAVIYPLVVNWTWGANMLKGTFLDISAMHDLAGSTVIHSTGAWALLAAIMVIGPRKGRYVDNKVRVIPASNIPLVVLGAMVLWIGWFGFNGGSVGSIASKENADTVALTVMNTNTAGLAGAIIAAIIVYFQYKKFDITMILNGALGGLVAITAGADVFDIYTPILVGIIGGALVVFAVPFFDKLRLDDPVGALSVHLVNGIWGTLAVGIFAKDVSFFAQLKGVVVVALFAFVVSYITIKAIDKIVPFRAGDDEQVEGIDVSECGVEAYPEFKRAF from the coding sequence ATGCAACCAGCTGACTTTTCCTATGTGATCGACACCCTTTTCCTTCTCTTCGCGATGACCCTCATCATTTTCATGGTGCCCGGTTTCGCGATGCTGGAGGCGGGGATTGTCCGTACGAAGAACGTGACGGCTGTATTGACGGTCAACACGATGATCTACGCGGTGGCCTCGATGGCCTTTCTGCTGATCGGTTATCAGCTCGCTTTCGGAACCTGGGAGAATGACAGCGTAAGCAAATGGGCAGCCTTTCTGTTTCAGATGGCTTTTGTCGGAAAGACGGTCAACATCATGAGCGGCGGGGTGAGCGAGCGGACGCGTATTATCCCGTTGATGATTTTCACGGTTCTCATGGCGGCCGTCATCTACCCGCTGGTGGTCAACTGGACCTGGGGGGCGAATATGCTTAAAGGCACGTTCCTTGACATAAGCGCCATGCACGACCTGGCGGGGTCGACCGTCATCCACTCCACCGGTGCGTGGGCCCTGCTGGCGGCGATCATGGTGATCGGGCCGCGAAAAGGGCGTTATGTGGACAACAAGGTGCGGGTCATTCCCGCTTCCAACATTCCGCTGGTGGTGCTGGGGGCGATGGTACTTTGGATCGGATGGTTCGGCTTCAACGGCGGGTCGGTCGGCTCCATCGCCAGCAAAGAGAATGCCGATACCGTGGCGCTGACGGTAATGAATACCAACACCGCGGGTCTGGCGGGTGCCATCATCGCCGCGATCATCGTCTATTTCCAGTATAAAAAGTTCGATATCACGATGATCCTCAACGGTGCGCTGGGCGGCCTGGTGGCCATTACCGCCGGGGCCGACGTGTTTGATATCTACACCCCCATTCTCGTCGGCATCATCGGCGGTGCGCTGGTGGTTTTCGCCGTCCCCTTCTTTGACAAGCTGCGCCTGGACGATCCGGTGGGGGCCCTTTCCGTGCACCTGGTCAACGGTATCTGGGGAACGCTTGCCGTGGGCATTTTCGCCAAAGATGTCTCGTTCTTCGCCCAGCTCAAAGGGGTTGTGGTGGTCGCCCTCTTCGCCTTTGTGGTATCATACATCACCATTAAAGCGATCGACAAAATCGTACCTTTCCGGGCCGGAGACGACGAACAGGTGGAAGGTATCGACGTCAGCGAGTGCGGTGTGGAAGCCTATCCCGAATTCAAACGGGCCTTCTGA
- a CDS encoding P-II family nitrogen regulator translates to MKKIEAIIKPFKLEDVKDALAEAGINGMTVSEVKGYGRQAGHTELYRGAEYVVDFIPKVKVEVVVKSEDVDGVIEKIVGAARTGKIGDGKIFVTDIERTIRIRTGEENEEAI, encoded by the coding sequence ATGAAAAAGATCGAAGCGATTATCAAACCCTTCAAACTCGAAGATGTCAAGGATGCCCTCGCCGAAGCGGGCATCAACGGAATGACCGTCAGCGAAGTCAAAGGGTACGGCCGGCAGGCGGGCCACACGGAACTCTACCGCGGCGCGGAATATGTGGTGGATTTCATCCCAAAAGTGAAGGTGGAAGTGGTCGTCAAATCCGAAGATGTGGACGGGGTGATCGAAAAGATCGTCGGTGCCGCCCGCACCGGCAAGATCGGAGACGGAAAAATTTTCGTCACCGATATCGAACGGACCATCCGTATCCGCACCGGGGAAGAGAACGAAGAGGCTATCTAA
- a CDS encoding DedA family protein, with amino-acid sequence MQEIVNWIVETVGAMGYAGIFVMMFLESSFFPFPSEVAMIPAGYLASKGEMGLVPAFLAGAGGSLAGALFNYALGHRLGRPFLVKYGRWIFLKPETVDKVEAFFEKYGPPSTFWGRLLPGIRQYISLPAGIGRMPLVSFGVYTFLGAGIWSATLLGLGYIFGEHEEQIKSVLHWIVGAVILMVIAVFYYYRKKNKKIEEKFIETLEKEGE; translated from the coding sequence TTGCAGGAGATCGTCAACTGGATCGTCGAAACGGTCGGCGCCATGGGGTATGCCGGCATTTTTGTCATGATGTTTCTGGAAAGCTCCTTTTTCCCTTTTCCCAGCGAAGTGGCGATGATTCCCGCCGGCTACCTGGCCAGCAAGGGAGAGATGGGTCTGGTTCCGGCGTTTTTGGCGGGGGCGGGCGGCTCTCTGGCCGGGGCGCTCTTCAACTACGCGCTGGGCCACCGCCTGGGGCGCCCCTTCCTCGTCAAATACGGTCGCTGGATCTTCCTGAAACCCGAAACCGTGGACAAAGTGGAGGCTTTTTTCGAAAAATACGGCCCCCCCAGCACATTCTGGGGACGCCTGCTTCCGGGGATTCGCCAGTACATCTCCCTGCCCGCCGGCATCGGCCGCATGCCCCTGGTGAGTTTCGGCGTCTACACTTTCCTGGGGGCCGGTATCTGGAGCGCCACCCTGCTGGGGCTGGGCTACATCTTCGGTGAGCATGAAGAGCAGATCAAGTCGGTATTGCACTGGATCGTCGGCGCCGTCATCCTCATGGTTATCGCCGTCTTCTACTACTACCGAAAGAAGAACAAAAAAATCGAAGAGAAGTTTATTGAGACGTTGGAAAAAGAGGGGGAGTGA
- the pyrC gene encoding dihydroorotase, with protein sequence MVISLQSPLDMHLHLRDEEMLDIVTPLSAETFAGGLVMPNLVPPVTTKEAVCAYRERIARARGEYTFTPYMTLFFRSDYTPAFLEEVKEEILAVKLYPAGITTNSEGGVSGFEMDELAPALEAMSDLGIPLCVHGETGGFVMDREAEFMPIYERLATRFPNLKIVMEHITTKEAVAALDRFENLYATITLHHLYITLDEVAGGLLQPHLFCKPVAKRPEDREALLKTALAAHPKVMFGSDSAPHPREKKEAPGCAAGVFTAPLALQALAQLFDEHGKLENLQAFVSDNARRIYGITPPEKEVVLEKTPWLVPEIYEGTVVPMFAGQSLAWRVVSAA encoded by the coding sequence ATGGTCATTTCACTGCAATCTCCCCTCGACATGCATCTGCATCTTCGCGATGAAGAGATGCTCGACATCGTCACGCCCCTGAGTGCCGAAACCTTCGCGGGCGGGCTCGTCATGCCCAACCTGGTTCCGCCCGTGACGACGAAGGAGGCGGTATGCGCCTACCGCGAGCGCATCGCTCGTGCCCGGGGGGAGTACACCTTCACCCCCTACATGACCCTCTTTTTCCGCAGCGACTATACGCCGGCGTTCCTGGAGGAGGTGAAAGAGGAGATTCTGGCCGTCAAGCTCTACCCGGCCGGTATTACCACCAATTCCGAAGGAGGGGTTAGCGGTTTTGAGATGGATGAGCTGGCTCCGGCACTGGAAGCTATGAGCGATCTGGGCATCCCCCTCTGCGTCCACGGGGAGACCGGCGGGTTCGTCATGGACAGGGAGGCGGAGTTCATGCCGATCTACGAGCGGCTGGCGACCCGTTTCCCCAACCTCAAAATCGTGATGGAGCACATCACGACCAAAGAGGCGGTGGCGGCGCTGGATCGCTTCGAGAACCTCTACGCCACCATCACCCTGCACCATCTCTACATCACTCTCGACGAAGTGGCGGGCGGGCTGCTTCAGCCCCATCTTTTTTGCAAACCGGTCGCCAAGCGCCCCGAAGACAGGGAAGCTCTGTTGAAAACGGCACTGGCGGCCCATCCGAAAGTGATGTTCGGTTCCGATTCGGCGCCGCATCCACGCGAGAAAAAAGAGGCGCCCGGATGTGCCGCTGGGGTTTTCACCGCACCGTTGGCCCTGCAGGCGCTGGCGCAGCTTTTCGACGAACATGGGAAACTGGAGAACCTGCAGGCCTTCGTCAGCGACAATGCCCGCCGCATCTACGGCATCACGCCGCCTGAAAAGGAGGTGGTGCTGGAGAAGACGCCCTGGTTGGTGCCCGAGATTTACGAAGGGACCGTCGTCCCGATGTTCGCGGGCCAGAGTCTGGCGTGGAGGGTGGTCAGTGCCGCATAG
- a CDS encoding response regulator transcription factor encodes MPHRVLLLEDDALFGETLVDFLEEEGFEVDHFLSPRPLLDTLYEGGRYDLYLLDVNVPEMNGFELLSQLRESGDETPAIYITSARDKEAVAQGFGSGADDYMKKPIDLEEMLLRIRARLRRAGRGGRVRVGDYTFDMERLVLYDGETPVQMPKKLSELLGLLLHNRGEVVATEEILQELYGDENPGTGVLRVYINKLKQLFGKEAIRNIRGVGYCFEKELPA; translated from the coding sequence GTGCCGCATAGGGTGCTTCTGCTGGAGGACGATGCCCTCTTTGGCGAAACCCTGGTCGATTTTCTGGAGGAGGAGGGGTTCGAAGTGGACCATTTCCTTTCGCCAAGACCCCTGCTGGACACCCTCTACGAAGGGGGGCGGTACGATCTCTACCTTCTCGATGTGAACGTTCCGGAGATGAACGGCTTCGAACTCCTTTCGCAACTGCGCGAAAGCGGGGACGAGACCCCCGCCATCTACATTACCTCCGCCCGGGACAAAGAGGCGGTGGCACAGGGGTTCGGAAGCGGCGCCGACGACTATATGAAAAAGCCGATCGACCTGGAGGAGATGCTGCTGCGCATCCGTGCCCGTCTGCGCCGTGCGGGACGGGGCGGCCGCGTGAGAGTCGGCGACTACACTTTCGATATGGAGCGCCTGGTTCTCTACGACGGGGAGACGCCGGTGCAGATGCCCAAAAAACTCTCGGAGCTGTTGGGGCTGCTGCTGCACAACCGGGGGGAGGTGGTCGCTACGGAGGAGATTCTGCAGGAGCTTTACGGCGACGAGAATCCCGGAACGGGCGTGCTGAGAGTCTATATCAACAAGCTCAAGCAGCTCTTCGGCAAAGAGGCCATCCGCAATATCCGCGGGGTCGGGTACTGCTTCGAAAAGGAGTTGCCGGCATGA